Proteins encoded within one genomic window of Ranitomeya variabilis isolate aRanVar5 chromosome 4, aRanVar5.hap1, whole genome shotgun sequence:
- the SC5D gene encoding lathosterol oxidase translates to MDLILNVADHHFFTPHVYPVSWSEDHPLRQFLSLLVVTNLGAVVIYFLFGALSYFFIFDHSLMKHPQFLENQVRREIVYSLKSMPWMSVPTVGLFLAEVRGYSRLYDNIDSSPYGWFGVILSMFSFLFFTDMCIYWIHRFLHHKLIYKNVHKPHHLWKVTTPFASHAFHPLDGFLQSLPYHIYPFIFPLHKVTYLGLYIFVNIWTVSIHDGDYRVPKAFESIINGAAHHTDHHLYFDYNFGQYFTLWDKIGGSYKNPSALEGNGPHDLCRKLAQENSEAKKSN, encoded by the exons ATGGATCTCATCCTGAACGTGGCCGATCATCACTTCTTCACGCCTCACGTGTACCCGGTGTCCTGGAGCGAGGACCACCCCctgcggcagttcctcagcctcttAGTGGTCACCAATCTGGGAGCGGTGGTCATCTACTTCCTCTTCGGGGCCCTCAGTTACTTCTTCATATTCGACCACTCTCTGATGAAGCACCCGCAGTTCCTGGAG AATCAGGTGCGACGAGAGATCGTCTACTCCCTGAAGTCCATGCCGTGGATGAGTGTCCCAACCGTCGGCCTCTTCTTAGCTGAAGTCCGGGGCTACAGCCGGCTGTATGACAACATTGACAGCTCCCCCTACG GCTGGTTTGGCGTCATCCTCAGTATGTTCTCCTTCCTCTTCTTCACGGATATGTGCATTTACTGGATCCATCGCTTCCTGCACCATAAGCTGATTTACAAG AACGTGCACAAGCCTCACCACCTGTGGAAGGTGACCACGCCGTTCGCCAGCCACGCCTTCCACCCGCTGGACGGCTTCCTGCAGAGCCTCCCGTACCACATCTACCCCTTCATCTTCCCGCTGCACAAGGTCACCTACCTGGGCCTCTACATCTTCGTCAACATTTGGACCGTGTCCATCCATGATGGGGATTACCGCGTCCCCAAGGCCTTCGAGAGCATTATCAATGGCGCCGCTCATCACACCGACCACCACCTCTACTTCGACTACAACTTTGGTCAGTACTTCACACTCTGGGATAAAATCGGGGGGTCCTACAAGAACCCGTCCGCCCTGGAAGGAAACGGCCCCCACGACCTGTGCAGGAAACTGGCGCAAGAAAACAGCGAAGCCAAGAAGAGCAACTAA